A single Thermodesulfovibrionales bacterium DNA region contains:
- the thyX gene encoding FAD-dependent thymidylate synthase translates to MSQAKLKVMLLRHTPNPEATVAMAAKLCYSPSDIGSLREKIEEKDQNAFVERLVKMGHMSPVEHASFTYAIEGISRACSHQLVRHRLASYSQQSQRYVREEAGFDYVVPPSISGDRELKEYFEECMAEAQKAYDHLVRKLHEKGITGESANQDARFVLPNASETKIMVTMNARELLHFFRQRCCNRAQWEIRRMAVEMLKLAKKVAPVIFAKAGPGCLFVPCPEGEYTCGKMKEVRKKFLALTS, encoded by the coding sequence ATGTCGCAGGCGAAACTCAAGGTGATGCTCCTCCGCCACACCCCTAACCCCGAGGCGACCGTTGCCATGGCCGCTAAGCTTTGTTACAGTCCTTCGGACATAGGATCCCTCAGGGAGAAGATAGAGGAAAAAGACCAAAACGCCTTTGTCGAGAGGCTCGTGAAGATGGGACATATGAGCCCCGTCGAACATGCTTCGTTCACCTACGCCATAGAGGGGATATCCCGGGCATGCTCGCACCAGCTCGTCAGACACCGGCTCGCTTCCTACAGTCAGCAGTCACAGCGTTATGTGAGAGAGGAGGCGGGCTTCGATTATGTCGTTCCTCCCAGTATCAGCGGCGACAGGGAATTGAAGGAGTACTTTGAAGAATGCATGGCCGAGGCGCAAAAGGCGTATGATCACCTTGTGAGGAAGCTTCACGAAAAGGGCATAACCGGCGAATCAGCGAACCAGGATGCGCGCTTCGTCCTCCCGAATGCCTCGGAGACGAAGATCATGGTCACGATGAATGCGCGGGAACTCCTCCACTTCTTCCGCCAGAGGTGTTGCAACAGGGCTCAATGGGAGATCAGGCGGATGGCTGTGGAGATGCTGAAACTCGCAAAAAAAGTCGCACCGGTAATCTTCGCGAAGGCAGGACCCGGATGCCTTTTTGTACCCTGCCCCGAGGGAGAATATACCTGCGGGAAGATGAAAGAAGTCAGAAAGAAGTTTCTAGCCCTCACAAGTTGA
- the argH gene encoding argininosuccinate lyase: MKKLWSGRFREKTAGIVESFTESISFDSRLWRYDIEGSIAHAKMIGRQGIIPMEDSRKIVRGLKEIADEIEADRFRFRRDLEDIHMNIEAGLIRKTGDAGRRLHTARSRNDQVALDMRLYLRDEIGRIVSLLEDLQKKLVESAAKHRDYIMPGYTHLQRAQPVLLSLHLLAYVEMLRRDTERFQDSLKRVNVLPLGAGALAGTSLPIDREYVAKLLGFDRVSENSLDAVSDRDFAIEFLSDASILMMHLSRMAEELVLWATREFSFIELPDAYTTGSSIMPQKKNPDAAELMRGKTGRVYGSLISLLTTMKGLPLSYNRDMQEDKVPVFDAVDTVKASLSVLTEMVPRIRFNKKRLSDTASEAYATATDIAEYLVRKGMPFRDAHEVTGRIVLHCIENNLTLDSLKIEDLQIFSPLIEGDVYRYLTAEGSVTAKRSSGGTSPAEVRKRIEGFRKKMKRKR, translated from the coding sequence ATGAAGAAACTCTGGTCAGGAAGGTTTAGAGAGAAGACTGCGGGCATTGTCGAGTCCTTCACGGAATCGATCTCCTTTGACAGCCGCCTCTGGAGATACGATATTGAGGGGAGCATCGCCCATGCGAAGATGATCGGCAGGCAGGGAATAATCCCGATGGAGGATTCCCGGAAGATCGTTCGCGGACTGAAAGAGATAGCCGATGAGATAGAAGCGGACAGATTCAGGTTCAGACGAGACCTTGAGGATATTCACATGAACATCGAGGCTGGACTCATCAGGAAGACGGGCGATGCCGGGAGGCGGCTCCATACGGCACGATCGAGAAATGACCAGGTCGCCCTCGACATGCGGCTCTATCTCAGGGACGAGATCGGGAGAATAGTCTCTCTCCTCGAGGACCTTCAGAAGAAGCTGGTGGAGAGCGCTGCGAAACACCGTGACTACATCATGCCAGGATACACGCACCTCCAGAGGGCACAGCCGGTGCTCCTGTCGCTTCATCTCCTCGCGTATGTCGAAATGCTCCGGCGTGATACCGAGAGATTTCAGGATAGTCTGAAGAGGGTCAATGTCCTTCCTCTCGGCGCAGGCGCCCTTGCGGGCACGTCGCTGCCGATAGACAGGGAATATGTGGCGAAACTCCTCGGTTTTGACAGGGTATCGGAAAACAGTCTCGACGCGGTCTCTGACAGGGACTTCGCGATCGAATTCCTCTCCGATGCGAGCATCCTCATGATGCATCTCTCGAGGATGGCTGAGGAACTCGTGCTCTGGGCCACGAGGGAGTTCTCTTTTATCGAGCTCCCCGATGCCTACACTACGGGCTCGAGCATCATGCCGCAGAAGAAGAACCCGGACGCTGCGGAGCTCATGAGGGGCAAAACCGGAAGGGTTTACGGCTCGCTTATCTCCCTTCTCACCACGATGAAGGGGTTGCCACTCTCCTATAACCGGGACATGCAGGAAGACAAGGTGCCGGTCTTCGATGCCGTGGATACGGTAAAGGCGTCGCTTTCCGTCCTCACCGAGATGGTGCCACGCATCCGGTTCAATAAAAAAAGGCTCTCCGACACGGCCTCAGAGGCTTATGCCACGGCTACCGACATCGCCGAGTATCTCGTGAGAAAGGGGATGCCCTTCAGGGATGCCCACGAAGTTACGGGCAGGATAGTCCTCCATTGTATAGAAAACAATCTGACCTTAGACAGTCTGAAGATCGAGGACCTGCAAATATTTTCGCCTCTCATAGAAGGAGATGTCTACCGATATCTCACCGCCGAAGGCTCTGTCACGGCTAAGCGATCGAGCGGAGGCACTTCTCCCGCTGAGGTCAGGAAGAGGATTGAGGGATTCAGGAAGAAGATGAAAAGGAAGAGATGA